In Paramisgurnus dabryanus chromosome 14, PD_genome_1.1, whole genome shotgun sequence, one genomic interval encodes:
- the tpcn3 gene encoding LOW QUALITY PROTEIN: two pore segment channel 3 (The sequence of the model RefSeq protein was modified relative to this genomic sequence to represent the inferred CDS: substituted 1 base at 1 genomic stop codon) produces MSEQDTIKESVGQSLSKDEDLTNGGNSVSSNDPDEVTEKFQLATVYVSDAQYNRNIFFDTSPQAVRLYLLYNHWIMQTLVYVFIITNLALALFEDPAVXKVPIWVTATIEIICLSAFTFRLVHYAKVIPKDKFWKDPKNICFIIIVTLSFIDLTIYGALKAAGYFGVRWSRILRPLLLVNVTEGRQLRRAFRSIRNALPQISYVFFLFMFSVLVFSLMALKLFGKRGLLTIDGSPYFTDYFDIVFDLYVLVTTANSPDVMMPAYNYSVFFTIFFILYIVINTYTFMSFFLAVVYNNYKKYLKEEVRQLVKARRFKMCRAFSVLQEPCGEGGESVVTQTKWNHLVKLVKPNISTGHRELLWSVLDDQKKGYIGKLAFVQLADLLSIEVITVRSQTHPLQICFPSLYNSSASRFIRYMVHHRMFVYVYDLIILVNAVFIGLDEENPVVSNAEWGFLALYMLEIILKLYATEPRMFFARHQFWNWFDTIIVVSALFGTIINSALKHSGGYTSRQILDIVFILRVLRLIRLVDSIKRFRAIINTLIKIGPTILTFGQLILVVYYVFAMVGMELFKGRIHYFEPNSTMPDQEYCGNPLLKGTTFAKLNYCKNNFNNVVSSFIVLLELTVVNQWHVVTSGFTAVTHVSARLFFVVFHIAVVIIIINIFVAFILEAFLVEYTIDKSELQTSLEKKIEELELNVQQDGVDNGLVDAMESSDNDLGPNESGKQKPSLMFKIASRRSRTVDGLLQRMFETDLRPEDFNEEEEPENINFSNPVFDSI; encoded by the exons ATGTCGGAGCAAGACACGATAAAGGAATCGGTTGGGCAGTCTTTATCAAAGGATGAAGATTTAACCAACGGAGGGAATTCTGTTTCCAGCAATGATCCAGATGAGGTGACAGAG aagttTCAGCTGGCCACAGTCTATGTCTCAGATGCCCAATATAACAGGAACATCTTTTTTGATACCTCCCCGCAGGCTGTGAG ACTTTATCTGCTCTACAATCACTGGATCATGCAGACGTTGGTATATGTATTCATCATAACAAATCTTGCTCTGGCTCTATTTGAAGATCCTGCTGTTTGAAAAGTTCCAATATGg GTAACTGCAACAATTGAGATCATATGTCTTTCCGCTTTCACTTTCCGGCTGGTACACTATGCCAAAGTCATTCCGAAAGATAAATTCTGGAAGGATCCCAAAAATATCTGCTTCATAATCATTGTAACG CTCTCGTTCATAGATTTGACTATTTATGGGGCTCTGAAAGCAGCAGGCTACTTTGGCGTCCGATGGTCAAGGATCTTAAGGCCACTTCTGTTAGTCAATGTTACGGAAGGACGACAA CTCCGGAGAGCTTTTAGGAGTATTCGGAACGCACTACCTCAGATCTCCTATGTGTTTTTCTTATTCATGTTCAGTGTATTGGTGTTTTCTCTCATGGCTCTAAAGTTATTTGGAAAAag GGGCCTTCTCACCATTGATGGCTCTCCGTATTTCACAGACTATTTTGATATAGTTTTTGATCTGTATGTTTTAGTCACCACTGCGAATAGCCCAGATGTCat gatGCCGGCATACAACTACAGTGTTTTCTTTACGATTTTCTTCATTCTGTATATTGTTATCAACACCTACACCTTCATGTCATTCTTTCTGGCTGTAGTTTACAATAACTACAAGAAATACCTCAAG GAGGAGGTGCGGCAGCTGGTGAAGGCTAGAAGATTTAAGATGTGTCGGGCGTTTTCTGTGCTGCAGGAGCCATGTGGTGAAGGTGGGGAGTCGGTGGTAACCCAGACCAAATGGAACcacctggtcaagctggtcaaACCGAATATTAGTACTGGCCACCGGGAACTACTTTGGAGTGTCTTGGATGATCAGAAGAAAGGATACATAG GAAAGTTAGCATTTGTCCAATTGGCTGATCTGTTGAGTATCGAGGTGATCACAGTCAGGTCGCAAACTCATCCATTGCAGATCTGCTTTCCGTCACTGTATAATTCCTCAGCCAGCAGGTTTATACGATACATGGTTCATCACAG AATGTTTGTGTATGTCTATGACCTGATTATCCTGGTCAATGCTGTGTTTATTGGTCTGGATGAGGAGAACCCTGTGGTGTCAAATGCTGAGTGGGGTTTTCTGGCACTTTATATGTTGGAGATCATTCTCAAACTTTATGCCACAGAGCCTCGTATGTTTTTCGCTCGACATCAGTTTTGGAACTG GTTTGACACCATCATTGTTGTGTCTGCACTTTTTGGCACAATCATTAACTCCGCACTCAAGCACT CTGGAGGTTATACGAGTCGTCAGATCTTGGACATCGTTTTCATTTTGAGAGTCTTGCGACTCATACGCTTAGTGGATTCCATTAAAAG ATTCCGAGCCATCATCAACACGCTTATTAAAATTGGACCAACTATTCTTACATTTGGCCAACTCATACTG GTGGTGTACTACGTATTCGCCATGGTTGGAATGGAATTATTTAAAGGCAGAATCCACTACTTTGAACCTAACTCTACAATGCCTGACCAAGAGTACTGTGGAAATCCTCTACTAAAAGGCACAACTTTTGCAAAACTCAACTACTGCAAGAACAACTTTAACAATGTTGTTTCTTCCTTCATTGTCCTGCTAGAGCTCACTGTTGTAAATCAGTGGCATG TTGTGACCAGCGGATTCACAGCAGTCACACATGTTTCAGCCAGGCTATTTTTCGTCGTCTTTCATATTGCGGTCGTCATTATTATAATCAA TATTTTTGTTGCTTTTATCTTGGAGGCCTTCTTAGTGGAGTACACCATTGATAAAAGTGAACTGCAGACTTCTCTTGAAAAGAAAATTGAGGAGCTGGAACTCAATGTTCaaca GGATGGTGTGGACAACGGTCTTGTAGATGCAATGGAAAGCAGTGACAATGACTTGGGTCCTAATGAATCTGGCAAACAGAAGCCCTCCCTTATGTTCAAGATTGCTTCAAGAA GATCCAGAACTGTGGATGGACTCTTGCAGAGAATGTTTGAAACTGATCTACGCCCTGAGGACTTCAACGAGGAGGAGGAACCAGAAAACATAAACTTCTCAAACCCTGTTTTTGACTCTATATAA